In Arthrobacter sp. CDRTa11, one DNA window encodes the following:
- a CDS encoding nuclease-related domain-containing protein, whose product MGAGDGAAEQSRLAAERVARLKRQLDQAERATKARNVDAEGEKAVAESLGGLVSSGWHLLHDVQWPGRPEAILDHVLVGPGGVVVVDTKNWTGEVRMSSGVLWQGRYARTQSVEGALAQCAAVASVMVPQHRRYVRPLICMSRQPDFFGITSSDVAVAGTDRVVEAIQALPAVLDQQAIVTLYAQLGELLARQQPPGVAVVMRKGEPAAAPSGVRSGARAEADPLRRGRMGGRRGPRHAVRGVAPGAAPGVASGVAPNKSPDGGAGIGRKSKSNAHHHGTGGMAGLLILAAFVTFAVYVLPYWGR is encoded by the coding sequence ATGGGCGCAGGCGACGGGGCAGCCGAACAGTCCAGGCTTGCTGCCGAGCGGGTTGCACGGCTGAAACGCCAGCTCGACCAGGCGGAGCGGGCCACAAAAGCGCGGAATGTGGACGCCGAGGGTGAGAAAGCCGTTGCGGAGAGCCTTGGCGGGCTCGTCTCCAGCGGCTGGCACCTGTTGCATGATGTCCAATGGCCGGGAAGACCCGAGGCCATCCTGGACCATGTTCTGGTGGGGCCGGGGGGTGTGGTGGTGGTGGATACCAAGAATTGGACCGGTGAAGTCCGTATGTCCTCAGGAGTGCTCTGGCAGGGGCGTTACGCCAGGACACAGTCGGTGGAAGGTGCGCTGGCACAGTGCGCCGCAGTGGCTTCGGTGATGGTGCCGCAGCACAGGCGGTATGTCCGGCCGCTGATCTGCATGTCCCGGCAGCCGGACTTCTTCGGTATTACCAGCTCAGATGTGGCCGTTGCTGGAACAGACAGGGTTGTTGAGGCAATCCAGGCTCTCCCCGCTGTACTGGACCAGCAGGCCATTGTGACGCTGTATGCCCAGCTGGGTGAGCTGCTGGCACGGCAGCAGCCTCCTGGAGTTGCAGTGGTCATGCGGAAAGGGGAGCCTGCTGCTGCTCCGTCAGGCGTACGGTCCGGAGCGCGAGCTGAAGCAGATCCTCTGCGGCGCGGGCGCATGGGAGGACGCCGCGGACCACGACATGCTGTTCGTGGCGTTGCACCAGGGGCGGCCCCCGGAGTTGCATCTGGAGTGGCCCCTAACAAGAGCCCGGATGGTGGGGCGGGGATAGGCAGGAAATCGAAGTCGAACGCCCACCACCACGGAACGGGAGGCATGGCCGGGCTCCTGATTCTCGCGGCCTTTGTCACGTTCGCCGTGTACGTATTGCCCTACTGGGGACGGTAG
- a CDS encoding malonic semialdehyde reductase, translated as MTIAHEEAVIDSAAIDAIFAQARTANSFTGEVTEEQAQAIYELTKYGPTAFNSQPLRVTYVRSAEARTKLVDALANGNKAKTASAPLVAILSYDTDWAEQWDNFLPGYNAPKAMYDANPELAAATGNNNAHLQAGYFILAVRSLGFAAGPMTGADFGAIDEAFFPAGDQKSFLVVNIGQPAEDAWGEAKPKFSYQDVVRTV; from the coding sequence ATGACCATTGCCCACGAAGAAGCGGTTATCGATTCGGCCGCAATCGACGCCATTTTCGCCCAGGCCCGCACCGCCAACTCCTTCACCGGAGAGGTGACTGAGGAGCAGGCGCAGGCCATCTACGAACTCACCAAATATGGCCCCACCGCCTTCAACTCGCAGCCGCTGCGTGTGACCTATGTCCGCTCCGCTGAAGCCCGTACCAAGCTCGTTGACGCCCTCGCCAACGGGAACAAGGCCAAGACCGCGTCCGCCCCACTCGTTGCCATCCTCAGCTACGACACCGACTGGGCTGAGCAGTGGGACAACTTCCTGCCCGGTTACAACGCCCCCAAGGCCATGTACGACGCAAACCCTGAACTCGCCGCCGCCACGGGCAACAACAACGCCCACCTGCAGGCCGGCTACTTCATCCTGGCGGTCCGCTCGCTCGGATTCGCAGCCGGACCCATGACCGGCGCCGACTTCGGTGCTATCGACGAGGCCTTCTTCCCCGCCGGCGACCAGAAGAGCTTTCTGGTGGTCAACATCGGCCAGCCCGCAGAGGACGCGTGGGGCGAAGCCAAGCCCAAGTTCTCCTACCAGGACGTCGTCCGCACCGTCTAG
- the pgm gene encoding phosphoglucomutase (alpha-D-glucose-1,6-bisphosphate-dependent) — MASRAGTVAQLHDLVDITALLDAYYDITPDLADPGQRVAFGTSGHRGSSLKASFNEKHIVAITQAIVEYRAGQGITGPLFLAKDTHALSEPAQNSALEVLAANGVQVLIDARHGYTPTPALSHAILTYNNNATAGAPQADGIVVTPSHNPPADGGFKYNPPHGGPADSDATGWIANRANELLENGLRGVKRIPLADALNADTTGKFDFLSSYVDDLPSVLNLNAIRDAGVRIGADPMGGAAVDYWGEIGERHHLNLTVVNPTVDPQWAFMTLDWDEKIRMDCSSPAAMASLIKRMSDAASSGQQAFDVATGNDADADRHGIVTPDGGLMNPNHYLAVAIDYLYRNRSGWNPASVVGKTLVSSSIIDRVAENLGRKLVEVPVGFKWFVPGLLSGEGAFGGEESAGASFNKLDGSVWTTDKDGILLALLASEITAVTGKSPSQLYKGLTDQFGSPVYARIDAAATREQKAALGKLSPSDVTATELAGETIMAKLTRAPGNDAPIGGLKVVTENAWFAARPSGTEDVYKIYAESFKGEEHLKQVQAEAKALVDGVIA; from the coding sequence ATGGCTAGCCGCGCGGGCACAGTTGCCCAACTCCATGACCTTGTTGACATCACTGCGCTCCTTGACGCGTACTACGACATCACGCCGGATCTCGCTGATCCGGGCCAGCGGGTGGCTTTTGGTACCTCGGGGCACCGCGGTTCCAGCCTGAAGGCATCGTTCAACGAAAAACATATCGTTGCGATCACGCAGGCCATCGTGGAATACCGCGCTGGTCAGGGCATCACCGGCCCGCTGTTCCTGGCGAAGGACACCCACGCGCTCAGCGAACCGGCACAAAACTCTGCCCTTGAGGTGCTGGCTGCCAATGGCGTCCAGGTGCTCATCGATGCCCGCCATGGCTACACGCCCACACCTGCCCTGAGCCACGCCATCCTGACGTACAACAACAACGCCACCGCAGGGGCACCGCAGGCAGACGGCATTGTGGTCACGCCGAGCCACAACCCGCCCGCCGACGGCGGTTTCAAGTACAACCCTCCGCACGGCGGCCCCGCAGACTCCGATGCCACCGGCTGGATCGCCAACCGCGCCAACGAACTGCTGGAGAACGGCCTGCGCGGCGTGAAGCGTATTCCGCTTGCGGATGCCCTCAACGCCGACACCACAGGCAAGTTCGATTTCCTCAGCAGCTACGTTGACGACCTCCCCTCAGTCCTGAACCTGAATGCAATCCGCGACGCCGGTGTCCGCATCGGCGCGGATCCCATGGGCGGCGCCGCGGTTGACTACTGGGGCGAGATCGGCGAGCGCCACCACCTGAACCTGACAGTTGTAAACCCCACCGTGGATCCGCAGTGGGCATTTATGACCCTGGACTGGGACGAAAAGATCCGGATGGACTGCTCGTCGCCGGCGGCAATGGCCTCCCTGATCAAGCGGATGTCCGACGCCGCATCATCGGGCCAGCAGGCCTTCGACGTTGCCACCGGCAATGACGCCGACGCGGACCGGCACGGCATCGTTACCCCAGACGGCGGGCTGATGAACCCGAACCACTACCTCGCCGTCGCCATTGACTACCTGTACCGCAACCGCAGCGGCTGGAACCCCGCCTCCGTGGTGGGAAAAACCCTGGTGTCCTCCTCCATCATTGACCGCGTGGCCGAGAACCTGGGCCGCAAACTCGTTGAAGTTCCCGTAGGTTTCAAATGGTTTGTACCTGGCCTGCTCTCCGGCGAAGGTGCTTTCGGCGGCGAGGAATCAGCCGGCGCCTCCTTCAACAAGCTGGACGGCAGCGTCTGGACCACAGACAAGGACGGCATCCTGCTGGCCCTGCTGGCGTCGGAAATCACTGCGGTCACTGGCAAATCCCCGTCGCAGCTGTACAAGGGCCTGACTGACCAGTTCGGTTCCCCGGTCTATGCGCGGATTGATGCCGCAGCCACCCGGGAGCAGAAGGCGGCGCTGGGCAAGCTGTCGCCGTCGGACGTCACTGCCACCGAACTGGCCGGCGAGACGATCATGGCCAAGCTGACCAGGGCGCCCGGAAACGACGCCCCCATTGGCGGCCTCAAGGTGGTCACGGAGAACGCCTGGTTCGCGGCGCGCCCGTCCGGAACTGAGGACGTGTACAAGATCTACGCCGAGTCCTTCAAGGGCGAGGAACACCTCAAGCAGGTCCAGGCCGAAGCCAAAGCACTGGTGGACGGCGTGATCGCCTAG
- a CDS encoding DUF4190 domain-containing protein yields the protein MTDQPTHRPDSQGYGEQGPGNSPAGYQPPQFVPPQGSGTPAPPAYDQGQFGQQEYGQQQYQNQFGQASNTYGQPSEQYGAPSAQPDSPYGHAGNPYGQPPSPYGVYGQAPGAYGQPPSPYGQPAYYGMPVEPKGLSITSMVCGLVSVILGWFLLPQIAAIITGHLALRREPSGKGMSITGLVLGYLCLLGYGGFWLLIIVLAASSGSYSY from the coding sequence ATGACTGACCAGCCAACCCACCGGCCGGATTCCCAGGGATACGGTGAGCAGGGCCCAGGCAATTCGCCGGCGGGCTACCAGCCGCCGCAGTTTGTGCCGCCGCAGGGTTCCGGGACCCCTGCTCCGCCCGCCTACGATCAGGGCCAGTTCGGGCAGCAGGAGTACGGGCAGCAGCAGTACCAGAACCAGTTTGGCCAGGCCTCCAACACGTACGGTCAGCCCTCTGAGCAATATGGTGCACCCTCTGCCCAGCCGGACAGCCCCTATGGCCATGCTGGCAACCCTTATGGCCAGCCGCCCAGCCCCTACGGCGTTTACGGCCAGGCTCCAGGCGCTTACGGCCAGCCGCCCAGCCCCTACGGCCAGCCTGCCTACTATGGCATGCCCGTGGAGCCCAAGGGCTTGAGCATTACCAGCATGGTGTGCGGCCTGGTCTCAGTCATTCTCGGCTGGTTCCTGCTTCCGCAGATTGCGGCGATCATCACCGGGCACCTCGCGCTTCGGCGCGAACCCTCAGGGAAGGGTATGTCCATCACCGGCCTGGTCCTGGGATACCTGTGCCTGCTCGGCTACGGTGGCTTCTGGCTGCTGATCATCGTCCTGGCAGCATCAAGCGGAAGCTATTCCTACTAA